A stretch of Paenibacillus sp. URB8-2 DNA encodes these proteins:
- a CDS encoding neuraminidase-like domain-containing protein, which yields MAIVKNACTIKGIIQLTNGKPAKTVKVTAYNRKFRSESKLGEGWTDDEGHYEISYPALLGNDVNLLVRLDGPDGRHAAESQVRFQAGPEEVVNLTVDLKQDERLSEYEQLLASLSGPLQNVQPGSLSEEDLLYLSKETKVDPEPIRHYVRAWTAAKKLSLPDALLYGLSRKEIPLELSGLLSTPGEKLRAALESAEDEGLIPSMSREAITAFLEKLPELLLTGAEAGQTLRAGVNEGRLEEFLKAAVLGTAAQRRLAELVLGHTGDPVSLWSLLKEDSELSGHADRIRLVLQLKALTQGDLPLVNAILSKLDGGNPNHPADLRELALWSGEVWETLLDREEIEVADPEQIALFKPAAAETVGQIVKVLDQVFPTLAVVRQLRADDNFELRDEVLEFMQIHTDFDLKTSSVDKFMKHAWSGEQQRGITDRSGPEADSRLTNRLKSMQRIFRLSPSYEPMKALLEDGIHSSLGIARHSRESFISGYADKVGGEGAAGEIYNKAVSVTSTALAVFGQIQEAARSVQFSATTANSAEAKALTASLPDWSEMFGELEWCDCEHCRTVYSPAAYLVDLLQMLSKTPSAGGTALQTLLDRRPDIGQLELSCENTNITLPYIDLVNELLENAVSPETAVPAAQTTGTSEELGAQPQYVNAGAYNRLSQKVYPFSLPFSLWHEESRVYLEQMNVPRVKLMEAFRPLNASAEIPGTELAIAVETLKLYPSECSIITGLRPEGKPLHYMYGFAESNVGLETWVQAMSRASLLLERTGVSFAELEELLTTSLINPAGELSLSMGASACSIESAVVVNMSEGSLERIHRFVRLLRKLKHWSISHLDHMLSALGGQLLNENFIIRLSEVFRLADELQVPAQQLVYWWGSIETISGQGQSASLYERLFLNKTVAQPVDQAFLLREPERDELADTTGYLEDHQSTLLAAFHLSGDELRSLADLVLPDDRLTLGNLSLLYAHTELAKALGLSIADYTGWLKLIPVTPFTGGAYSVQNTARFVRLSRHVADAGFSAGELLYILRHEGVEAAPSEPEILELLTAIRSELSEIAGETDSPESVEGLSQSAVIRRLSEFTQLNAGLILKLTTACLTVPLAPEIPLLVAFVDPAFISSAEPLTKEAFFGLFQSVMKLAKAASLVQKLGLQDEEVNFFIAKSGSPGWPDWDAIPAEPTVLLFLDAGTIARIKQLIEWRDRYASGSSAWTKLFELVDSRSSEPEVPDELFSGLAELTGWKTDDIKAWAGLHLLHLKYPQDYRDERWLLRLAEGLSLMERLNVSPVEAKRWTVSSISSHETLSIRRVLKAKYDEQQWLSVAKSLKNRLREQQRSALTAYLKHDFYYTKRTEDLFAYFLIDVEMGAMQETSRIKQAISSVQLFVQRCLMNLEPEVHLSHEAAEDWKKIRNYRIWEANRKIFLYPENWLEPELRDNKSPFFTELQKEFMDNEAKLERAEASFMNYMEKLDQVSRLDIAAMYHQYEDHGNGIFTDILHVFGRTQNSPHIYYYRRFENSLSWTAWEKVETDIEGEHLIPVLYKSRLYLFWPIFKEQAKTPDVLNPSGEKPKKFLQVGLAWSEYRFGSWSPKTVTNANLDMTQQYNKENIAFHSYIDEENRLFIEAIIHYNGYSLYSRLFYFKLNNPDGRVNVYPVYSGLLGKRYPLPDATDVYNNAISPFNEGSGRVVIPIDNNNGGYRREDTVYHSDSFKIVFPQNNLWFDGSRPFFYQDAKRVLFVTSTPYKTSLLEYNRLMAGGFGLSLTSPYGGSYLLYHTAFHPYVTAFVEKLNNVGIDGLLSAQTQSMEEEFFEAEYQPLTETDVYGNTGCISRPYPKENVDFSVYGPYSVYNWEIFFHTPLLLADRLSKNQQFEEAQRWFHYIFDPTDSSPETKGYWKLLPFRQNDAATTLREYMMLLHYQGTDPETLNRKLEFEKLIAAWKSNPFNPHLIARIRISSYQKLVVMKYLDNLIAWADQLFRQDTIEAINEATQLYLLAGELLGERPRSGSDRSRIESKSYLDLQPELDSFSNALVQLENWMPSASFTFGGNRLDAGLLSLGSALYFSIPPNDKLLGYWDTVADRLYKIRNSMSIDGTVRQMSLFQSPVDPGLLTRAASAGLDAGSVIHEVNAKLPEYRYQTMAHKAEELCGEVKAFGSALLGALEKRDSEKLSILRSSHEVSLHQAVIDIKRKQAAESRESLEALYRQQEMVRERELYYKEQPYTIQLEDEQLLKLEEANKRSEQIMHYEIAAQLASQIPNVTIGMSGVASPVLTAQLGGVNFSTGLQAFARYLNHLSNQDNYKAGRSGTIAGYERRNMEWKHQALMARMELAQLEKQIVAAEIRLSITEKELKNQELQARNTMEVHKAMQSKFTNSELYDWMVAQTSALFFQSYQFAYDTAKRAERAFQFELGTDKTYIKFGHWDSMKKGLLTGERLMGDLKRLSLAYLELNKREYELTKHISVALLDPIALVQLKETGECYLELPERLLDMDYPGHYMRRIKSVGISIPCVTGPYTSVNCTLTLLQSSIRKSAQLIGGKYGRQSTEDGRFLDQYGINQAITTSSAQNDSGLFETNLRDERYLPFEGAGAVSRWKLALPKACNSFDTETIADVVLHLRYTAREGGEGLKTAVMNEVVEAAMQNNRVLLLSGRTQFPAEWHRFLHPAEAQDGQRFEIRLADQVLPYRQRGKTVEISDVELFVKWKDDARVYGEGRPLRLGVYAPNRTDMQSTELLSDPAFGGVPHGRVEGTASGLGQWIIAASEEDIAGLAETYRVKVTDGSVTHERLNSKMIEDLWLVIHYNAK from the coding sequence ATGGCGATTGTCAAAAATGCATGTACCATTAAAGGCATCATCCAACTGACGAACGGAAAACCCGCTAAGACTGTCAAAGTGACCGCCTATAACAGGAAATTCAGAAGCGAAAGCAAGCTCGGAGAAGGTTGGACGGACGATGAGGGGCATTATGAAATCTCCTACCCAGCGCTGCTCGGCAACGATGTCAATCTCTTGGTCCGGTTGGATGGGCCTGATGGAAGACACGCAGCGGAATCCCAGGTGCGCTTCCAGGCGGGGCCGGAGGAAGTCGTCAATTTAACCGTCGATCTTAAACAGGATGAGCGGCTGTCGGAGTATGAACAGCTCTTGGCCAGCTTGTCGGGACCGCTGCAAAACGTTCAGCCGGGCAGTTTGAGCGAAGAGGATCTTCTGTATTTGTCAAAAGAAACCAAAGTGGACCCGGAACCGATCCGGCATTATGTGCGGGCATGGACCGCGGCCAAGAAGCTTAGCCTGCCGGACGCGCTGCTCTATGGCTTGTCCCGGAAAGAGATTCCTTTGGAGCTATCGGGGCTCTTATCCACCCCGGGAGAGAAGCTGCGCGCCGCTTTGGAATCGGCGGAAGATGAGGGATTGATCCCGTCAATGTCGAGGGAGGCGATTACGGCGTTTCTTGAGAAGCTGCCGGAGCTTCTGTTAACCGGCGCCGAAGCGGGCCAAACGCTAAGGGCCGGAGTCAATGAAGGCAGACTGGAGGAATTCCTGAAGGCGGCCGTTCTGGGTACGGCAGCGCAGAGAAGACTCGCCGAGCTTGTCCTCGGACATACGGGCGACCCGGTGTCGTTATGGTCCTTGCTGAAGGAGGATTCCGAGTTGTCAGGTCATGCGGACAGAATCCGGCTGGTCCTGCAGCTGAAAGCCTTGACTCAGGGGGATTTGCCTCTGGTGAATGCCATTTTGAGCAAGCTCGATGGAGGGAATCCAAACCATCCGGCGGATCTGCGCGAGCTCGCCTTATGGAGCGGGGAAGTCTGGGAAACGCTGCTCGATCGGGAAGAAATTGAAGTGGCTGATCCGGAGCAAATTGCCCTGTTTAAGCCCGCAGCGGCAGAAACGGTAGGCCAAATCGTAAAGGTCCTGGATCAAGTGTTCCCGACGCTGGCCGTTGTGCGGCAGCTAAGGGCCGATGACAACTTTGAGCTGCGGGATGAAGTGCTGGAATTCATGCAGATCCACACGGATTTTGATTTGAAGACATCGTCTGTGGATAAGTTCATGAAGCACGCGTGGAGTGGAGAGCAGCAGCGGGGGATAACGGACCGGAGCGGACCAGAGGCGGACAGCCGACTGACCAACCGGCTGAAAAGCATGCAGCGCATTTTCCGCCTATCACCCTCCTATGAACCGATGAAGGCGCTCTTGGAGGATGGAATCCACTCTTCGCTTGGGATTGCCCGGCATAGCCGAGAGTCGTTTATATCCGGCTATGCGGATAAGGTTGGGGGAGAGGGTGCCGCCGGGGAGATTTACAACAAAGCCGTATCCGTAACCTCGACGGCTCTGGCTGTATTTGGGCAGATCCAGGAAGCGGCCCGGTCTGTGCAATTTAGCGCCACCACAGCCAATTCGGCTGAAGCCAAGGCTTTGACCGCATCGCTTCCGGATTGGAGCGAGATGTTCGGAGAACTGGAATGGTGCGATTGCGAGCATTGCCGTACCGTATACAGCCCGGCAGCCTATCTGGTCGATCTGCTTCAAATGCTGTCCAAGACGCCATCGGCAGGGGGCACAGCCCTTCAAACGCTGCTTGATCGCCGTCCCGATATCGGGCAGCTGGAACTGTCCTGCGAGAATACCAATATCACGCTGCCCTATATTGATTTGGTCAATGAGCTGCTGGAGAATGCCGTATCACCGGAAACGGCAGTTCCAGCGGCCCAGACAACCGGTACCAGCGAAGAGCTCGGCGCCCAGCCGCAGTACGTGAATGCAGGCGCTTATAATCGGCTTTCTCAGAAGGTATATCCGTTCAGCCTGCCGTTTTCCCTGTGGCATGAAGAGTCCCGCGTCTATTTGGAGCAAATGAATGTGCCCCGCGTGAAGCTAATGGAAGCCTTCCGGCCCTTGAACGCATCCGCGGAAATCCCCGGCACGGAGCTGGCTATCGCGGTTGAAACGCTGAAGCTTTATCCTTCGGAATGCAGCATCATCACCGGGCTTCGTCCCGAGGGCAAGCCACTCCATTACATGTATGGTTTTGCGGAGAGCAACGTCGGGCTTGAAACGTGGGTTCAGGCGATGAGCAGGGCCTCTCTGTTATTGGAACGAACAGGGGTGTCCTTTGCAGAACTGGAAGAGTTGCTGACCACATCCTTAATCAACCCTGCCGGCGAGCTGAGCCTTAGTATGGGCGCGTCCGCTTGTTCGATTGAGTCGGCAGTTGTGGTGAATATGTCTGAAGGTTCGCTCGAACGCATTCACCGGTTCGTCCGGCTGCTCCGTAAGCTGAAGCACTGGTCGATCAGCCACCTGGACCATATGCTGTCCGCGCTTGGCGGACAATTATTGAATGAGAACTTTATTATCCGGCTGTCTGAAGTATTCCGTCTGGCGGACGAACTGCAGGTTCCTGCGCAGCAGTTGGTCTATTGGTGGGGAAGCATCGAAACCATTTCGGGTCAAGGGCAATCCGCAAGCCTGTATGAGCGTTTATTTCTGAACAAAACGGTGGCGCAGCCGGTGGATCAAGCTTTCCTGCTGCGGGAGCCGGAACGGGATGAATTGGCCGATACGACCGGCTACCTGGAGGATCACCAGTCGACGCTGCTTGCCGCCTTTCACTTGTCAGGCGATGAGCTTCGTTCGCTCGCGGATCTGGTTTTGCCGGATGACCGGCTGACGCTAGGCAATTTGTCGCTGCTGTACGCACATACCGAGCTGGCCAAGGCCTTGGGACTCTCCATCGCCGATTACACGGGCTGGCTCAAACTTATTCCCGTGACTCCTTTCACCGGTGGAGCCTACAGCGTTCAAAACACGGCCAGGTTTGTTCGTTTGAGCCGGCATGTTGCCGATGCGGGCTTTTCCGCCGGAGAGCTGTTGTACATCCTCCGTCATGAGGGAGTGGAAGCAGCGCCTTCCGAGCCGGAGATTTTGGAACTGCTGACGGCCATTCGCAGCGAACTGAGCGAAATTGCGGGAGAAACCGATTCCCCCGAGAGTGTGGAAGGGTTAAGTCAATCGGCGGTAATCAGACGGCTCAGCGAATTTACGCAGTTGAATGCAGGGCTCATCCTTAAGCTGACGACGGCTTGCCTGACGGTCCCCTTGGCTCCCGAGATCCCGCTGCTGGTAGCCTTCGTTGACCCGGCATTCATCAGCAGTGCGGAGCCTTTGACCAAAGAAGCATTCTTCGGGCTGTTCCAGTCGGTCATGAAGCTGGCGAAAGCCGCTTCCCTGGTCCAAAAGCTCGGACTTCAGGATGAAGAGGTGAATTTCTTCATTGCCAAGTCCGGCAGCCCTGGATGGCCGGATTGGGATGCCATACCGGCAGAGCCGACCGTTTTACTGTTCCTGGACGCCGGTACAATCGCCAGAATCAAGCAGCTCATTGAATGGCGGGACCGTTATGCTTCCGGCAGCAGCGCCTGGACGAAGCTGTTTGAGCTGGTAGACAGCCGTTCATCGGAACCGGAAGTGCCGGATGAGCTGTTTTCCGGATTGGCGGAGCTAACGGGTTGGAAGACGGACGACATCAAGGCGTGGGCGGGGCTGCATCTGCTTCACCTTAAATACCCGCAGGATTACCGGGATGAGCGGTGGCTCCTCAGACTTGCCGAAGGTTTATCTTTGATGGAAAGACTCAATGTTTCTCCTGTCGAAGCGAAGCGATGGACGGTTTCCAGCATAAGCAGCCACGAGACCCTGAGCATCCGGCGGGTATTGAAAGCCAAATACGACGAGCAGCAATGGCTGTCCGTCGCCAAATCGCTGAAAAACCGCTTGCGTGAACAGCAGCGCTCGGCGCTGACCGCATATCTCAAGCATGATTTTTATTACACCAAACGGACCGAGGATTTGTTCGCTTACTTTCTGATCGACGTCGAAATGGGCGCCATGCAGGAAACGTCCCGGATCAAGCAGGCCATTTCATCGGTTCAGTTGTTTGTGCAGCGCTGCCTGATGAATCTGGAGCCGGAGGTTCACTTGTCGCACGAGGCTGCGGAAGACTGGAAGAAAATCCGGAACTACCGGATTTGGGAAGCCAACCGGAAGATATTCCTGTATCCGGAGAACTGGCTGGAGCCGGAGCTGCGCGATAATAAGTCTCCATTTTTCACCGAGCTGCAAAAAGAGTTCATGGACAACGAAGCAAAGCTCGAGCGGGCGGAAGCCTCCTTTATGAATTACATGGAGAAGCTGGATCAGGTGTCCCGGCTCGATATCGCTGCCATGTACCATCAATATGAGGATCACGGAAACGGAATATTCACGGATATTCTTCATGTGTTCGGACGAACGCAGAACAGTCCGCATATTTACTACTACCGCAGGTTTGAGAACAGCTTGTCATGGACCGCCTGGGAGAAGGTCGAAACGGACATTGAAGGGGAACATCTTATTCCGGTTTTGTACAAAAGCCGGCTCTACCTCTTCTGGCCGATCTTCAAGGAACAGGCCAAAACGCCGGATGTGCTAAATCCATCGGGGGAGAAGCCGAAAAAGTTCCTGCAGGTCGGGCTGGCCTGGAGCGAATACCGTTTCGGAAGCTGGTCCCCCAAGACGGTGACGAATGCCAATCTGGATATGACGCAGCAGTACAATAAGGAAAATATCGCTTTTCACTCCTATATTGACGAGGAGAACCGCTTGTTTATCGAAGCCATCATCCACTATAACGGGTATTCCCTGTATTCAAGGCTGTTCTATTTTAAGCTGAACAACCCGGATGGCCGAGTAAATGTGTATCCGGTATATTCCGGCTTGTTGGGCAAACGTTACCCTCTCCCGGATGCCACGGATGTATACAACAATGCCATCAGCCCTTTTAACGAAGGCTCGGGCCGTGTCGTCATCCCCATTGATAACAATAACGGCGGCTACAGAAGAGAGGATACCGTATATCACAGCGACAGCTTTAAAATCGTCTTCCCTCAAAACAACCTGTGGTTTGATGGCAGCCGTCCCTTCTTTTATCAGGATGCGAAGCGGGTGTTGTTCGTGACGTCAACGCCGTACAAAACGTCCTTGCTCGAATATAACAGGCTAATGGCAGGCGGGTTCGGACTCTCGCTGACTTCGCCCTACGGGGGCAGCTATCTTTTGTACCATACGGCATTTCATCCTTACGTAACTGCCTTTGTGGAGAAGCTGAACAATGTGGGGATTGACGGCCTGCTCAGCGCTCAAACCCAGAGCATGGAGGAGGAGTTCTTTGAAGCGGAGTATCAACCGTTGACCGAAACGGACGTGTATGGCAATACCGGGTGCATCAGCCGTCCGTATCCAAAGGAAAATGTGGATTTTTCCGTATATGGACCATACTCCGTATACAACTGGGAAATCTTTTTTCACACGCCTCTGCTTCTGGCCGACCGGCTCAGCAAAAATCAGCAATTTGAAGAAGCCCAGCGGTGGTTCCACTATATCTTTGACCCGACGGATTCTTCGCCGGAGACCAAAGGATACTGGAAGCTGCTGCCGTTCCGGCAAAATGACGCGGCAACTACCCTGCGGGAGTATATGATGCTTCTCCACTATCAGGGGACGGACCCGGAGACGTTGAACCGGAAGCTGGAGTTCGAGAAGCTGATTGCCGCTTGGAAGAGCAATCCGTTCAACCCGCATCTGATTGCCCGCATCCGGATTTCTTCTTACCAGAAGCTTGTGGTTATGAAATATCTGGATAACCTGATCGCTTGGGCTGACCAGTTGTTCCGTCAAGACACGATTGAAGCGATAAATGAAGCGACGCAGCTGTACCTCCTTGCCGGAGAACTGCTCGGTGAACGCCCGCGTTCCGGAAGCGATCGTTCCCGTATAGAAAGCAAATCCTATTTGGACCTGCAGCCTGAACTGGATTCGTTCTCCAATGCTCTTGTTCAACTGGAGAATTGGATGCCAAGCGCTTCTTTCACATTTGGCGGGAATAGATTGGACGCCGGGCTGCTGTCGCTCGGAAGTGCCTTGTATTTCAGTATTCCGCCGAACGATAAATTGCTGGGCTATTGGGACACCGTTGCCGACAGGCTCTATAAAATCCGCAACAGCATGAGCATTGACGGAACGGTCAGACAAATGTCCTTGTTCCAGTCGCCTGTGGACCCGGGATTATTGACCCGGGCGGCATCGGCCGGGCTGGACGCCGGCAGCGTCATCCATGAAGTGAACGCCAAGCTTCCTGAGTACCGGTACCAAACCATGGCGCACAAAGCGGAAGAGCTTTGCGGGGAAGTGAAGGCTTTTGGCTCCGCGCTGCTGGGCGCCCTGGAGAAGCGGGACTCCGAGAAGCTGTCGATTCTCCGCTCCAGCCATGAGGTTTCCTTGCATCAGGCGGTGATCGATATCAAGCGGAAGCAGGCGGCGGAGAGCCGGGAGTCGCTCGAAGCGCTGTACCGACAACAGGAGATGGTGAGAGAGAGAGAGCTGTATTATAAGGAACAGCCCTACACCATCCAACTGGAAGATGAACAATTGCTGAAGCTGGAGGAGGCCAATAAGCGGTCCGAGCAAATCATGCATTATGAAATCGCCGCACAGCTCGCTTCCCAAATTCCGAACGTCACGATCGGTATGTCCGGCGTCGCGAGTCCTGTCCTTACGGCGCAGCTAGGAGGAGTTAACTTTTCTACCGGTCTGCAAGCTTTCGCCCGTTACCTCAATCACTTATCCAATCAGGATAACTATAAAGCCGGACGCAGCGGAACCATTGCCGGATATGAGCGCCGAAATATGGAATGGAAGCATCAGGCACTCATGGCCAGAATGGAGCTTGCACAGCTGGAAAAACAGATCGTTGCCGCGGAAATCCGGTTGTCCATTACGGAAAAGGAGCTGAAAAACCAAGAGCTTCAAGCGCGCAATACGATGGAAGTCCATAAGGCGATGCAGAGCAAATTTACCAATTCGGAGCTGTATGACTGGATGGTTGCCCAGACCTCCGCATTGTTTTTCCAGAGCTATCAATTCGCCTACGATACGGCCAAACGCGCGGAACGGGCCTTCCAATTTGAACTCGGAACGGATAAAACGTATATCAAATTCGGTCACTGGGACAGCATGAAAAAAGGTCTCCTGACGGGCGAACGGCTGATGGGCGATTTGAAGCGGCTCAGCCTGGCCTACCTGGAGCTGAACAAGCGCGAATATGAGTTAACGAAGCACATTTCGGTTGCCCTGCTTGATCCAATCGCTTTGGTTCAGCTCAAGGAGACCGGCGAATGTTATCTCGAGCTCCCGGAACGACTTCTCGATATGGATTATCCGGGTCATTACATGAGAAGAATCAAGTCGGTCGGCATTTCCATTCCTTGCGTGACCGGTCCTTACACCAGCGTCAACTGTACGTTGACCCTGCTTCAGAGCTCCATCCGCAAGAGCGCTCAGCTGATCGGCGGGAAATATGGACGCCAGTCGACCGAGGATGGGCGTTTTCTTGATCAATACGGGATCAATCAAGCCATTACAACAAGCAGCGCTCAGAATGACAGCGGCTTGTTTGAAACGAATCTTCGGGATGAGCGGTACCTCCCGTTTGAAGGAGCCGGCGCGGTCAGCCGCTGGAAGCTGGCCCTGCCGAAGGCATGCAACAGCTTTGATACCGAAACGATTGCCGATGTGGTCCTTCATCTCAGGTACACGGCGAGAGAAGGCGGAGAGGGGCTGAAGACGGCCGTGATGAATGAGGTTGTCGAGGCTGCGATGCAGAATAATCGCGTGCTGCTGTTGTCCGGTCGGACCCAGTTCCCGGCGGAATGGCATCGCTTCTTGCACCCGGCGGAAGCGCAGGATGGGCAGCGCTTCGAGATCCGCCTCGCTGATCAGGTTCTTCCTTACCGGCAAAGAGGGAAGACGGTCGAGATCTCGGACGTGGAACTGTTCGTGAAGTGGAAGGATGATGCGAGAGTCTACGGAGAAGGCCGTCCGCTGCGGCTCGGGGTGTATGCGCCGAACCGGACCGATATGCAGTCAACCGAGTTGTTAAGCGATCCGGCGTTCGGCGGCGTCCCGCACGGCCGGGTGGAAGGAACGGCTTCCGGTCTTGGCCAGTGGATCATTGCGGCGTCCGAAGAGGACATTGCCGGGCTGGCAGAGACTTATCGGGTCAAGGTAACTGATGGCAGCGTGACCCATGAACGGCTGAACAGCAAGATGATTGAAGATTTGTGGCTTGTCATTCACTACAACGCCAAATAA
- a CDS encoding LuxR C-terminal-related transcriptional regulator, giving the protein MTVELSGIEERELEFVVGRNTESGTFTHLLQLECDQSSRILHVYGTGGIGKSTYLRLCRSWSKQMDAHFVLIDSNDFIHTEYGLIEAIFRHLSLVSTSAHSAPVHLDGLMNLIHGLTLKHRLVLAFDTFEEMPELESWLRDIFFPKLSKRTLLLFAGRLPLKGRWIVSPALRERICQLELNYLNPADCSEYLQRCGIHNPELVAELSNRTKGHPLSLSLAAAAYSPSSPAFGSDYFDDVIELWLREVPDPELRKLLNAASLLHIFHHELLSFIMDEEVSSKAFNRLISLSFVRKSERGWQLHDLLREYIRLRLQNRTPGLFKRLKQRAAQYYANSLLAAPYTEKDWEVAELFRYTGIEVARALMSGQEQQRAYYWETVTPSTLADAAAFANWRENHIEPISGVGVDPETGTSYAIEYSADEIRKHIKPVDLTEVFALDPSSIKLLRNECGRAAALFVVIPIHSGTLLWLESDPLCSPYLASLSLEEKDKLRTLPDRPAGWFMRCTYYSDLLNPAIRTAGIYLIYSYMFRGGILVSSPYDSEISRKVYLGFGFHTVKGATHLNYDGVTPTHTYAVDTRGGKLQDFLERLFYRAGLEWQGNDYKKAAAPAEPAQAEVTESAVDGDPLLTKREKEVVRLVLAGCSNSEVAKSLFISEITVKKHLNSIYSKLGITKRIQLAQKFPS; this is encoded by the coding sequence TTGACCGTCGAACTAAGCGGCATTGAGGAAAGAGAACTGGAATTTGTTGTAGGCCGAAACACGGAATCAGGAACCTTTACACATCTTCTGCAGCTGGAATGTGACCAGTCAAGCCGAATCCTGCACGTGTATGGCACCGGAGGGATTGGCAAGAGCACTTATCTGCGGCTGTGCCGTTCATGGTCCAAGCAAATGGATGCCCATTTCGTCCTGATCGACAGCAATGATTTCATACATACGGAATATGGGCTTATCGAAGCGATATTCAGACATCTTTCACTGGTTTCAACGTCCGCACATTCGGCGCCCGTTCATCTGGACGGACTGATGAATCTCATTCATGGTTTAACTTTGAAGCACAGGCTTGTCCTTGCCTTTGACACCTTTGAGGAAATGCCGGAGCTGGAATCCTGGCTGCGGGATATCTTTTTTCCAAAGCTCTCGAAGAGAACACTTCTATTATTTGCCGGAAGGCTTCCGCTCAAGGGAAGATGGATTGTATCCCCGGCCTTGCGGGAGCGCATTTGCCAACTTGAACTGAATTATTTAAACCCGGCGGATTGCAGCGAATATTTACAGAGATGCGGCATCCATAATCCGGAACTTGTGGCCGAGCTCTCGAACCGTACCAAAGGACACCCTCTCTCCCTTTCTCTGGCCGCAGCCGCTTACTCTCCCTCAAGTCCGGCCTTTGGAAGCGATTATTTTGACGATGTCATAGAGCTGTGGCTGCGGGAGGTTCCAGACCCCGAATTAAGAAAACTGCTGAATGCCGCTTCGCTTCTGCATATTTTCCATCATGAGCTCCTGTCATTTATCATGGATGAAGAGGTATCCTCCAAAGCGTTTAACCGGCTGATCTCCCTCTCCTTTGTCCGCAAGTCTGAGCGAGGCTGGCAGCTTCACGATTTATTGCGCGAGTACATTCGTTTGCGGCTGCAAAACCGGACTCCCGGCTTGTTTAAACGGCTCAAGCAGCGCGCAGCCCAGTATTATGCCAATTCGCTGTTAGCCGCGCCGTATACGGAAAAAGATTGGGAAGTCGCTGAATTGTTCCGGTATACCGGCATTGAGGTGGCAAGGGCGCTTATGTCCGGACAAGAGCAACAGCGGGCCTATTATTGGGAAACGGTTACACCGTCTACTCTTGCGGACGCCGCCGCTTTTGCGAACTGGAGGGAAAATCATATTGAGCCAATCAGCGGGGTTGGTGTCGATCCCGAAACGGGAACCTCTTATGCCATTGAATACAGCGCCGACGAAATTCGCAAGCATATCAAACCGGTGGACTTAACTGAGGTCTTTGCCCTCGACCCGTCTTCGATCAAGCTTTTGCGCAATGAGTGTGGCCGAGCGGCCGCTCTATTCGTCGTTATCCCGATCCACTCGGGCACACTTTTATGGCTGGAAAGCGACCCGTTGTGTTCACCGTATCTAGCCTCCCTGTCCCTTGAAGAAAAAGACAAACTGAGAACGCTACCCGACCGGCCAGCAGGATGGTTTATGCGCTGCACGTATTACTCCGATCTGCTTAACCCAGCGATTCGGACGGCAGGCATTTATTTGATTTATTCCTATATGTTCCGGGGAGGAATTCTCGTAAGTTCGCCTTATGATAGCGAAATTAGCAGGAAGGTGTACCTAGGCTTCGGCTTCCATACGGTTAAAGGAGCCACCCACTTGAATTATGACGGAGTCACTCCGACACACACTTACGCCGTAGATACAAGGGGCGGGAAGCTTCAGGATTTCCTTGAGAGGTTATTTTACCGCGCGGGTCTGGAGTGGCAGGGGAATGATTATAAGAAGGCGGCGGCTCCAGCCGAACCCGCCCAAGCGGAAGTTACGGAATCGGCCGTGGACGGTGATCCGCTGTTGACCAAACGGGAGAAGGAAGTCGTAAGGCTGGTCCTCGCCGGATGCTCCAATTCGGAGGTGGCGAAAAGTCTCTTTATTTCGGAAATCACCGTAAAAAAACATCTCAACTCAATCTACTCCAAGCTTGGAATTACAAAGAGAATTCAGCTTGCCCAGAAGTTCCCTTCCTGA
- a CDS encoding YmaF family protein, translated as MNNIPVKGYFLNRRESCNEHSHDVYITSWDGRPVYHVHPFSGVTSYDDGHVHQYAGVTEPAPTGVPHVHRYFTMTSVNQGHTHVIQGVTGPAIDVPGGGHIHYFEGVTTVNGMRPHTHHYKGGTGKES; from the coding sequence TTGAACAACATTCCTGTTAAAGGATACTTTCTTAACCGAAGGGAGTCTTGCAACGAGCATTCCCATGATGTTTACATTACTTCCTGGGACGGTCGCCCCGTTTATCACGTTCACCCTTTTTCGGGTGTGACCTCTTATGATGATGGACATGTACATCAATATGCGGGTGTTACCGAGCCTGCTCCAACAGGTGTCCCTCATGTTCATCGTTATTTTACTATGACGTCGGTGAACCAGGGGCATACACATGTCATCCAAGGGGTAACAGGTCCGGCAATTGATGTTCCGGGTGGCGGGCATATCCATTACTTTGAAGGAGTTACGACTGTAAATGGTATGAGACCGCATACGCATCATTACAAAGGCGGTACGGGTAAGGAAAGCTAA